The following coding sequences lie in one Actinomyces capricornis genomic window:
- a CDS encoding ROK family transcriptional regulator: protein MPADSSEDWQEAAPAPAGARGSWGEPGRARGLGAQALLALVAHGPMSRTDLGERLGLSPPTTTRTVRPLLEAGLVEEHPAQGRNGPGRPTRLLALAPACATFLGVKLTADRLYAVLTDPLGAVLAQDSLPLGAADATSVVGLIASALVRLASSRPRPPEAIGISLGGSVVAHRIVARAAFLGWREVPLAARVEAATGIPCTVANDVRAFAHAEAWFGAGRGKDPFALLTLGAGIGCGIVVGGQVVSGARGAAGSVGHLPVAAEGPRCELGHAGCARALASTPGIAAALASVLGREVGLEQALGPELGQDPQVRGVLERAARAAGVLVGTLIAFIEPELTVVSGEAVGVIEAHRAAFDEEISRLRHWQAHPAPVRLRPFEFDEWARGAAALAVESWAESVGGR, encoded by the coding sequence GTGCCCGCAGACTCGTCGGAGGACTGGCAGGAGGCGGCACCGGCTCCGGCCGGGGCGCGGGGGTCCTGGGGCGAGCCCGGGCGCGCCCGAGGCCTGGGCGCCCAGGCCCTGCTGGCCCTGGTGGCCCACGGTCCGATGAGCCGGACCGACCTGGGCGAGCGCCTGGGCCTGTCGCCGCCGACGACGACCCGCACGGTGCGCCCCCTGCTTGAGGCGGGTCTGGTCGAGGAGCATCCCGCCCAGGGGCGCAACGGGCCCGGGCGGCCCACCAGACTGCTGGCCCTGGCCCCCGCATGCGCCACCTTCCTGGGTGTCAAGCTCACCGCCGACCGGCTCTACGCGGTCCTGACCGATCCCCTGGGGGCGGTCCTGGCCCAGGACAGCCTGCCCCTGGGGGCCGCCGACGCCACCAGTGTCGTGGGGCTCATCGCCTCGGCCCTGGTCCGTCTGGCCTCCTCGCGCCCCCGGCCCCCCGAGGCCATCGGCATCTCCCTGGGCGGCTCGGTGGTGGCCCACCGCATCGTCGCGCGCGCCGCCTTCCTGGGGTGGCGGGAGGTCCCCCTGGCCGCCAGGGTCGAGGCCGCCACGGGCATCCCCTGCACCGTGGCCAATGATGTGCGCGCCTTCGCCCACGCCGAGGCCTGGTTCGGGGCGGGGCGGGGCAAGGACCCCTTCGCCCTGCTCACCCTGGGGGCGGGCATCGGCTGCGGCATCGTCGTGGGCGGCCAGGTGGTCTCCGGGGCCCGGGGGGCGGCGGGCTCGGTCGGGCACCTGCCGGTGGCCGCCGAGGGGCCGCGCTGCGAGTTGGGGCATGCCGGATGCGCCCGGGCGCTGGCCTCCACCCCCGGGATCGCGGCGGCCCTGGCCTCGGTTCTGGGCCGGGAGGTGGGCCTGGAGCAGGCCCTGGGCCCCGAGCTGGGGCAGGACCCGCAGGTGCGCGGCGTCCTGGAGCGGGCCGCTCGCGCCGCAGGAGTCCTGGTGGGCACCCTCATCGCCTTCATCGAGCCCGAGCTGACCGTGGTCTCGGGGGAGGCCGTCGGCGTGATCGAGGCCCACCGCGCGGCCTTCGATGAGGAGATCTCGCGGCTGAGGCACTGGCAGGCCCACCCGGCCCCGGTGAGGCTGCGCCCCTTCGAGTTCGATGAGTGGGCCCGGGGCGCCGCAGCCCTGGCGGTGGAGAGCTGGGCGGAGTCGGTGGGCGGGCGCTGA
- the gcvH gene encoding glycine cleavage system protein GcvH — translation MARQTVRPELRYSEEHEWVDSSSPARVGISAVAADALGEVVFAELPEVGGQVSAGQVCGELESTKAVSDLYSPVSGTVVAVNGALEEDPSVINTDPYGAGWLFTVEVSGEGELLSAEDYAERFDAEVLSD, via the coding sequence ATGGCACGTCAGACCGTTCGACCCGAACTGCGCTACTCCGAGGAGCACGAGTGGGTCGACTCCTCCTCCCCGGCCCGCGTGGGGATCAGCGCCGTGGCCGCCGATGCCCTGGGCGAGGTGGTCTTCGCCGAGCTGCCCGAGGTGGGCGGCCAGGTCAGCGCCGGGCAGGTCTGCGGCGAGCTGGAGTCCACCAAGGCGGTCTCCGACCTCTACTCCCCGGTGAGCGGGACCGTCGTGGCGGTCAATGGGGCCCTGGAGGAGGACCCCTCCGTCATCAACACCGACCCCTACGGGGCCGGCTGGCTGTTCACCGTCGAGGTCAGCGGCGAGGGCGAGCTGCTCAGCGCCGAGGACTACGCCGAGCGCTTCGACGCCGAGGTGCTGTCCGACTGA
- a CDS encoding carbohydrate ABC transporter permease gives MSTSSSLTAPSAGRRPRTDTALGLAFILPAAIGLVAFYIWPLLRGLYLSVTEYNLLTPEVFTGTANYERMLRDAIFWNAVKVTVQYVVINIGVQTILALAIAVLMQRLTQSTLVRSIVLTPYLVSNVVVAMLWLWILDNTLGITNELIEALTGESVNFFSSSLAIPTIALINVWRHVGYTALLIFAGLQAIPGTVYEAGKVDGASEWTMFWRITVPLLRPILALVLIMTMIGSFQVFDTVSVTTQGGPVNATRVLQFYIYDMAFGRFQFGYASAMAVGLLVVLALITALQYRLTRAGQTDLD, from the coding sequence ATGTCAACGTCCTCATCCTTGACGGCGCCCAGCGCCGGTCGGCGGCCCCGCACCGATACGGCGCTGGGCCTGGCCTTCATCCTGCCCGCGGCGATCGGCCTGGTCGCCTTCTACATCTGGCCGCTGCTGCGCGGCCTGTACCTGTCCGTCACCGAGTACAACCTGCTGACCCCCGAGGTCTTCACCGGGACCGCCAACTATGAGCGCATGCTCCGGGACGCGATCTTCTGGAACGCGGTGAAGGTGACCGTGCAGTACGTGGTCATCAACATCGGGGTCCAGACGATCCTGGCCCTGGCCATCGCGGTGCTCATGCAGCGCCTGACCCAGTCCACGCTGGTGCGCTCGATCGTGCTGACCCCCTACCTGGTCTCCAATGTGGTGGTGGCGATGCTGTGGCTGTGGATCCTGGACAACACCCTGGGCATCACCAACGAGCTCATCGAGGCCCTCACCGGTGAGAGCGTCAACTTCTTCTCCTCCTCCCTGGCCATCCCCACCATCGCCCTGATCAACGTGTGGCGGCACGTGGGCTACACGGCCCTGCTGATCTTCGCCGGGCTCCAGGCGATCCCGGGCACCGTCTACGAGGCGGGCAAGGTCGATGGGGCCAGCGAGTGGACGATGTTCTGGCGCATCACGGTGCCGCTACTGCGCCCGATCCTGGCCCTGGTGCTCATCATGACGATGATCGGCTCCTTCCAGGTCTTCGACACGGTCTCGGTGACCACCCAGGGCGGGCCGGTCAACGCCACCCGGGTCCTGCAGTTCTACATCTACGACATGGCCTTCGGGCGCTTCCAGTTCGGCTACGCCTCGGCCATGGCGGTGGGCCTGCTGGTGGTCCTGGCCCTCATCACCGCGCTGCAGTACCGCCTGACCCGCGCCGGTCAGACGGACCTGGACTGA
- a CDS encoding carbohydrate ABC transporter permease, which translates to MTSTASTAPTTPAPSSAAPEGRRLNAGRIAAWAAMVLIIVVTVLPFYWVLRTALSSNAGLASDPTSLLPVDANLRGFQRVFGMQSPEEAIADGGSGASLNFWIYLRNSVVVSTLVTVGQVFFSAMAAYSFARLRWPGRDAVFGVFLAALMVPSIFTLLPNFVLVKELGLVDSMLGVALPTMFMTPFAVFFLRQFFMNIPRELEEAALLDGASKVRVFFQLILPMAKAPITTLAILTYITAWNDYFWPLLVSYTDSSRVLTVALAVFKSQAPQTGPDWSGLMAATLVAALPMLLLFMAAARRIVNSIGFTGIK; encoded by the coding sequence ATGACCTCCACGGCGAGCACCGCCCCCACCACTCCCGCCCCCTCCTCCGCCGCGCCCGAGGGCCGCAGGCTCAACGCGGGCCGCATCGCCGCCTGGGCGGCGATGGTCCTCATCATCGTGGTCACCGTCCTGCCCTTCTACTGGGTGCTGCGCACGGCGCTGTCGTCCAATGCGGGCCTGGCCTCCGACCCCACCTCCCTGCTGCCGGTCGATGCGAACCTGCGCGGCTTCCAGCGGGTCTTCGGCATGCAGAGCCCCGAGGAGGCGATCGCCGACGGCGGCTCGGGGGCCTCCTTGAACTTCTGGATCTACCTGCGCAACTCCGTCGTGGTCTCCACGCTGGTGACGGTCGGCCAGGTCTTCTTCTCGGCGATGGCCGCCTACTCCTTCGCGCGCCTGCGCTGGCCGGGGCGCGATGCCGTCTTCGGCGTCTTCCTGGCGGCCCTCATGGTGCCCTCGATCTTCACCCTGCTGCCCAACTTCGTGCTGGTCAAGGAGCTGGGCCTGGTGGACTCCATGCTGGGGGTGGCCCTGCCCACCATGTTCATGACGCCCTTCGCGGTCTTCTTCCTGCGCCAGTTCTTCATGAACATCCCCCGCGAGCTGGAGGAGGCGGCGCTGCTCGACGGCGCCTCGAAGGTCCGGGTCTTCTTCCAGCTCATCCTGCCCATGGCCAAGGCCCCGATCACCACCCTGGCGATCCTGACCTACATCACCGCCTGGAACGACTACTTCTGGCCCCTGCTGGTCTCCTACACCGACTCCTCGCGGGTGCTGACGGTGGCCCTGGCGGTCTTCAAGTCCCAGGCGCCCCAGACCGGCCCCGACTGGTCGGGCCTCATGGCCGCCACACTGGTGGCCGCGCTGCCCATGCTGCTGCTTTTCATGGCCGCTGCCAGGCGCATCGTCAACTCCATCGGCTTCACCGGGATCAAGTGA
- a CDS encoding glycine cleavage system aminomethyltransferase GcvT, giving the protein MSDSVPMAPEPRRTPLHAIHCELEAVFTDFGGWEMPLRYGSDLTEHRAVRTSAGLFDLSHMGEVKVEGPGAGQALDHALVGRISAVAVGRARYSMMVTEEGGIIDDLIVYHVGDEEFLVVPNASNREQVAAELVARCAGFEATVCDISLSTALLAVQGPRAEEILRGVVESGAGIPAALRPEPGQSQDEDCGADVLCGPGILARLRYYAAVRATAAGHSVLLARTGYTGEDGFELFCGAEDAEDLWRVITASAQGLALGPVEDGQEVPLPVLTPCGLASRDSLRLEAGMPLYGHELTRTITPYDACLGAVVALDRPDFVGRAALEERKEREGQEGTEVLVALAGQGRRAARAGCPVLDEAGRQLGTVTSGLLSPTLGHPIALARLAPHSPQEPAWPVGTELSVDVRGRLMPMSVVAAPFYKRPR; this is encoded by the coding sequence ATGAGCGATTCAGTCCCGATGGCCCCCGAGCCCCGCCGCACGCCCCTGCATGCCATCCACTGCGAGCTGGAGGCGGTCTTCACCGACTTCGGCGGCTGGGAGATGCCCCTGCGCTACGGCTCCGACCTAACCGAGCACCGGGCGGTGCGCACCAGTGCGGGCCTGTTCGACCTGTCCCACATGGGCGAGGTCAAGGTCGAGGGCCCCGGTGCCGGCCAGGCCCTGGACCACGCCCTGGTGGGCCGGATCTCCGCGGTGGCGGTGGGGCGGGCCCGCTACTCGATGATGGTCACTGAAGAGGGCGGTATCATCGATGACCTCATCGTCTACCACGTGGGCGATGAGGAGTTCCTCGTGGTGCCCAATGCCTCCAACCGGGAGCAGGTGGCAGCCGAGCTGGTGGCGCGCTGCGCCGGCTTCGAGGCCACGGTCTGCGACATCTCCCTGAGCACGGCGCTCCTGGCGGTTCAGGGCCCGCGCGCCGAGGAGATCCTGCGGGGCGTGGTGGAGTCGGGGGCCGGGATCCCGGCCGCCCTGAGGCCCGAGCCCGGACAGTCCCAGGATGAGGACTGCGGGGCCGATGTGCTGTGCGGGCCGGGGATCCTGGCTCGTCTGCGCTACTACGCGGCCGTACGTGCGACGGCCGCCGGGCACTCCGTCCTGCTGGCCCGCACCGGGTACACCGGGGAGGACGGCTTCGAGCTGTTCTGCGGGGCGGAGGACGCCGAGGACCTGTGGCGCGTCATCACCGCCAGCGCCCAGGGGCTGGCGCTGGGGCCTGTCGAGGATGGGCAGGAGGTGCCGCTGCCGGTGCTCACGCCCTGCGGGCTGGCCTCGCGCGACTCCCTGCGCCTGGAGGCGGGCATGCCCCTGTACGGCCATGAGCTGACCCGCACGATCACGCCCTACGACGCCTGCCTGGGCGCCGTGGTGGCCCTGGACCGGCCCGACTTCGTGGGCCGCGCGGCCCTGGAGGAGCGCAAGGAGCGGGAGGGGCAGGAGGGCACCGAGGTGCTCGTGGCCCTGGCCGGTCAGGGCCGGCGCGCCGCCCGGGCGGGCTGCCCGGTTCTGGATGAGGCCGGCAGGCAGTTGGGCACGGTCACCTCGGGCCTGCTCTCCCCCACCCTGGGCCATCCCATCGCCCTGGCCCGCCTGGCGCCGCACTCCCCGCAGGAGCCCGCCTGGCCGGTGGGCACGGAGCTGAGCGTGGATGTGCGCGGGCGCCTCATGCCCATGAGCGTCGTCGCCGCGCCCTTCTACAAGCGCCCGCGCTGA
- a CDS encoding ABC transporter substrate-binding protein produces the protein MTRRGALGALAASATALTLGACAPRSSEGRADTIDYWLWDASQLPAYQACADAFLEESGITVRITQIGWDDYWTKLTAGFVAGTGPDVFTNHIAKFAQFVDLEVLVPLDEQAAWSGVDASAFQPGLIDLWKGEDGHQYGCPKDWDTEAVFYNKDMVAQAGLSEQDLATWEWNPQDGGTFERILARLSVDRNGVRGDEPGFDAKHVATYGLGIQSAGAGDGQTQWSPFTGSMGEWHYTDQETWGTRYRYDDPDFQRTLDWYFGLVDKGFLCPNGAFSDATSTDVQLGSGAVAMAINGSWMFNTFAGLEINVGVAANPKGPNGTSQSLFNGLGDSIVKQSTKIEAASKWVAFLGTAKAQDIVASHGIVFPAISSSSAKAIEVFAETGLPTEPFTQHVEDGTTFFFPLTYFGADVTAIMTPAVEALWADRVPASTLTQYNEQVNLLFETSTHD, from the coding sequence ATGACCCGGCGGGGCGCCCTGGGCGCCCTGGCGGCCTCGGCGACGGCGCTGACCCTGGGCGCCTGCGCACCGCGCTCCTCCGAGGGCCGGGCCGACACCATCGACTACTGGCTGTGGGATGCCAGCCAGCTCCCCGCCTACCAGGCCTGCGCGGACGCCTTCCTGGAGGAGAGCGGCATCACCGTGCGCATCACCCAGATCGGCTGGGACGACTACTGGACCAAGCTGACCGCCGGCTTCGTGGCCGGGACCGGGCCGGATGTCTTCACCAACCACATCGCCAAGTTCGCCCAGTTCGTGGACCTGGAGGTCCTGGTGCCCCTCGATGAGCAGGCCGCCTGGTCCGGTGTGGATGCCTCCGCCTTCCAGCCGGGCCTGATCGACCTGTGGAAGGGCGAGGACGGGCACCAGTACGGCTGCCCCAAGGACTGGGACACCGAGGCGGTGTTCTACAACAAGGACATGGTGGCCCAGGCGGGGCTGAGCGAGCAGGACCTGGCCACCTGGGAGTGGAACCCCCAGGACGGCGGCACCTTCGAGCGGATCCTGGCGCGCCTGAGCGTGGACCGCAACGGCGTGCGCGGCGATGAGCCGGGCTTCGATGCCAAGCACGTGGCCACCTACGGGCTGGGCATCCAGAGCGCGGGCGCCGGGGACGGCCAGACCCAGTGGAGCCCCTTCACTGGCTCGATGGGCGAGTGGCACTACACGGATCAGGAGACCTGGGGCACCCGCTACCGCTACGACGACCCCGACTTCCAGCGCACCCTGGACTGGTACTTCGGCCTGGTGGACAAGGGCTTCCTGTGCCCCAATGGCGCCTTCTCCGACGCCACGAGCACCGACGTCCAGCTCGGCTCGGGGGCCGTGGCCATGGCCATCAACGGCTCGTGGATGTTCAACACCTTCGCGGGCCTGGAGATCAATGTTGGTGTTGCGGCCAACCCCAAGGGGCCCAACGGCACGAGCCAGTCCTTGTTCAATGGGCTGGGCGACTCCATCGTCAAGCAGTCCACGAAGATCGAGGCGGCCTCGAAGTGGGTGGCCTTCCTGGGCACGGCCAAGGCCCAGGACATCGTGGCCTCCCACGGGATCGTCTTCCCGGCGATCTCCTCCTCCTCGGCCAAGGCCATCGAGGTCTTCGCCGAGACGGGACTGCCCACCGAGCCCTTCACCCAGCATGTGGAGGACGGGACGACCTTCTTCTTCCCCCTGACCTACTTCGGCGCGGATGTCACGGCGATCATGACGCCCGCCGTCGAGGCGCTGTGGGCGGACCGGGTGCCGGCCTCAACACTCACGCAGTACAACGAGCAGGTCAATCTGCTCTTCGAGACCTCCACCCACGATTAG
- a CDS encoding NAD(P)/FAD-dependent oxidoreductase: protein MSRRTALALSAAGLLAAGAALALANRPARPRVQDLPTGDGGHRPPRVVIAGGGYVGFCTARALRARLGTEHLEIAVIDPRPYMTYQPFLPEVAAGSIQPRHIIAAHRRSLDGCTILTGSVTAIDHASRTITITPPVPESTHEAPEPYSIGYDHLVVALGAEARTLPIPGLAEQALGFKQVEEALALRNRVLSRIEDAASTWDEERRRRLLTFVFVGGGFAGVEAIAELEDMARAFVRSIDSVEQEDVRFILVEGSRRILPELTEELSGYGLEQLRERDIDVRLNTFLNSCENGHVVLSDGSEFEADTIVWTAGVKAAPVLADSDLPIEARGRVTTLPTLQIARDGVVVPGAWAAGDCAAVPDITSDQEGATCAPTAQHAVRQARLLADNLAATLAAPQGEEPELTAYAHENLGTVASLGIGKGVARIMGRNLRGFTAWTAHRGYHVYAMPTVNRKVRIMMDWLAAVVFRRDLASFGSVARPGAAFAQAAQNDARIAERRKGA, encoded by the coding sequence ATGAGTCGTCGTACCGCCCTCGCGCTGTCGGCCGCCGGACTGCTGGCCGCCGGCGCCGCCCTCGCCCTGGCCAACCGCCCCGCCCGCCCCCGTGTTCAGGACCTGCCCACCGGCGACGGCGGCCACCGCCCCCCGCGCGTCGTCATCGCCGGTGGCGGCTACGTGGGCTTCTGCACCGCCCGCGCCCTGCGGGCGCGCCTGGGCACCGAGCATCTCGAGATCGCCGTCATCGACCCGCGCCCCTACATGACCTACCAGCCCTTCCTGCCCGAGGTCGCCGCCGGCTCCATCCAGCCCCGCCACATCATCGCCGCCCACCGCCGCTCCCTGGACGGGTGCACGATCCTCACCGGATCGGTCACGGCCATCGACCACGCCAGCCGGACCATCACCATCACCCCGCCCGTGCCCGAGTCCACCCATGAGGCCCCCGAGCCCTACAGCATCGGCTACGACCACCTGGTGGTGGCCCTGGGCGCCGAGGCCCGCACCCTGCCCATCCCGGGGCTGGCCGAGCAGGCCCTGGGCTTCAAGCAGGTCGAGGAGGCCCTGGCCCTGCGCAACCGCGTGCTCTCGCGCATCGAGGACGCCGCCTCGACCTGGGATGAGGAGCGTCGTCGGCGCCTGCTCACCTTCGTCTTCGTCGGCGGGGGCTTCGCGGGCGTGGAGGCCATCGCCGAGCTGGAGGACATGGCCCGGGCCTTCGTGCGCTCCATCGACTCGGTGGAGCAGGAGGATGTCCGCTTCATCCTGGTGGAGGGCTCGCGCCGCATCCTGCCCGAGCTGACCGAGGAGCTCTCCGGCTACGGCCTGGAGCAGCTGCGCGAGCGCGACATCGACGTGCGCCTCAACACCTTCCTCAACTCCTGCGAGAACGGCCACGTGGTGCTGTCCGACGGCAGCGAGTTCGAGGCCGACACCATCGTGTGGACCGCCGGGGTCAAGGCCGCCCCGGTCCTGGCCGACTCCGACCTGCCCATCGAGGCCCGTGGTCGCGTGACCACCCTGCCCACCCTCCAGATCGCGCGCGACGGCGTCGTCGTTCCCGGTGCCTGGGCGGCCGGCGACTGCGCGGCCGTCCCGGACATCACCAGCGATCAGGAGGGCGCCACCTGCGCCCCCACCGCCCAGCATGCGGTGCGCCAGGCCAGGCTCCTGGCCGACAATCTCGCGGCCACCCTGGCGGCCCCCCAGGGCGAGGAGCCCGAGCTGACCGCCTACGCCCACGAGAACCTGGGGACGGTGGCCTCCCTGGGCATCGGCAAGGGCGTGGCCCGGATCATGGGCCGCAACCTGCGCGGATTCACCGCCTGGACTGCTCACCGCGGCTATCACGTCTATGCCATGCCCACGGTCAACCGCAAGGTGCGGATCATGATGGACTGGTTGGCCGCCGTCGTCTTCCGCCGCGACCTGGCGTCCTTCGGGTCGGTGGCCCGGCCGGGGGCGGCCTTCGCCCAGGCCGCGCAGAACGATGCCAGGATCGCCGAGCGCCGCAAGGGCGCCTGA
- a CDS encoding alpha-galactosidase → MTIHLRHAGTSLVLDLLPDRLPVVRHWGPDLGPVREEDLADLQRASATSAGRNAHWLTNDLPVLPLAHLGWSARPAVLLSRADSSAFSPHLDVVEHESTTEDGPAGTTAVLRSSGRDTGNLLTLGTELRLEPSGLVRLRAWVRDDRPQDGPDGAGTGADADLLIGEITPVMPLPQEAQEVVDMSGHHCLERTLQRTELTLGTRLRESWEGRPGHDAATWMAAGTTGFGWRSGRVHGVHLAWSGNGRYLALHTAAGRKLLGAGELLLPGEVRLGPGQTYTTPWTVFSWGEGLDALAHRSHAWLRSLPSYPSRPRPVLLNTWEAVYFDHDLDKLKALAEAAAQVGIERYVLDDGWFGSRRDDTSGLGDWQVSPEAWPQGLEPLVEHVHSLGMEFGLWFEPEMINLDSDLARTHPDWVLSDASGGAPEHRNQRVLDLCAPGAWDYLYESISSLVERLGIDYIKWDHNSPLLATGHATAEPTCGRQGAGAVHDQTLALYRLLDALHERFPELEIESCAGGGGRIDLGILEHTQRVWASDCIDAHDRQDIQRGTCLLLPPELVGTHVGAGRAHTTLRELDLDFRAGTAIWGHMGVEWDLTQADAASRERLAAIIALHKELRPLLHAGLGVHADLAEDEVLRIEGVVAPDGSQALFQIACLGQLPAWPSTPRPLPGLDPSRRYRVRLAAPAYPELTLRAPWMEGEGVVLPGSYLSSTGLALPVLHPDHLILLHLSAVN, encoded by the coding sequence ATGACCATCCATCTGCGCCATGCAGGCACCTCCCTGGTGCTCGACCTGCTGCCCGACCGCCTCCCCGTGGTGCGCCACTGGGGCCCGGACCTGGGACCCGTTCGCGAGGAGGACCTCGCCGACCTCCAGCGGGCCAGCGCCACCTCGGCCGGCCGCAACGCCCACTGGCTGACCAACGACCTGCCGGTCCTCCCCCTGGCCCACCTGGGGTGGAGCGCCCGGCCGGCGGTCCTGCTCTCGCGCGCCGACTCCTCGGCCTTCTCCCCCCACCTCGACGTCGTCGAGCACGAGAGCACCACCGAGGACGGCCCGGCGGGCACCACTGCCGTCCTGCGCTCCAGCGGGCGGGACACCGGCAACCTCCTGACCCTGGGCACCGAGCTGCGGCTAGAGCCCAGCGGCCTGGTGCGCCTGCGCGCCTGGGTGCGCGACGACCGCCCCCAGGATGGCCCGGACGGAGCGGGCACCGGCGCGGACGCGGATCTTCTCATCGGCGAGATCACACCGGTCATGCCCCTGCCCCAGGAGGCCCAGGAGGTGGTGGACATGAGCGGCCACCACTGCCTGGAGCGCACCCTCCAGCGCACGGAGCTGACCCTGGGCACCAGGCTGCGCGAGTCCTGGGAGGGCCGGCCCGGGCACGACGCGGCCACCTGGATGGCCGCGGGCACCACCGGATTCGGGTGGCGCAGCGGGCGCGTCCACGGCGTCCACCTGGCCTGGTCGGGCAATGGCCGGTACCTGGCCCTCCACACCGCCGCGGGACGCAAGCTCCTGGGCGCCGGCGAGCTGCTCCTGCCCGGAGAGGTCCGCCTGGGCCCCGGCCAGACCTACACCACGCCGTGGACGGTCTTCTCCTGGGGCGAGGGGCTCGACGCCCTGGCCCACCGCAGCCACGCCTGGCTGCGGTCCCTGCCCTCCTACCCCTCCCGCCCGCGCCCGGTGCTGCTCAACACCTGGGAGGCGGTCTACTTCGACCACGACCTGGACAAGCTCAAGGCCCTGGCCGAGGCCGCCGCCCAGGTGGGCATCGAGCGCTATGTGCTCGACGACGGCTGGTTCGGCTCCCGGCGCGATGACACCTCCGGCCTGGGCGACTGGCAGGTCTCCCCCGAGGCCTGGCCCCAGGGCCTGGAGCCCCTGGTGGAGCACGTGCACTCCCTGGGCATGGAGTTCGGCCTGTGGTTCGAGCCGGAGATGATCAACCTCGACTCCGACCTGGCGCGCACCCACCCCGACTGGGTGCTGTCCGACGCCTCGGGCGGCGCCCCCGAGCACCGCAACCAGCGGGTTCTGGACCTGTGCGCCCCCGGCGCCTGGGACTACCTCTATGAGTCGATCTCCTCCCTGGTCGAGCGGCTGGGCATCGACTACATCAAGTGGGACCACAACTCCCCCCTGCTGGCCACCGGCCACGCCACCGCCGAGCCGACCTGCGGGCGTCAGGGTGCGGGCGCCGTCCACGACCAGACCCTGGCGCTCTACCGGCTCCTGGATGCCCTGCATGAGCGCTTCCCGGAGCTGGAGATCGAGTCCTGCGCCGGCGGCGGGGGGCGCATCGACCTGGGCATCCTGGAGCACACCCAGCGCGTATGGGCCTCGGACTGCATCGACGCCCACGACCGCCAGGACATCCAGCGCGGCACCTGCCTGCTGCTGCCCCCCGAGCTGGTCGGCACCCATGTGGGGGCCGGGCGCGCCCACACCACGCTGCGCGAGCTGGACCTGGACTTCCGCGCCGGCACGGCGATCTGGGGGCACATGGGCGTGGAGTGGGACCTGACCCAGGCCGACGCCGCCTCCCGCGAACGCCTGGCCGCCATCATCGCCCTGCACAAGGAGCTGCGCCCGCTGCTCCACGCAGGGCTGGGCGTCCACGCGGACCTGGCCGAGGATGAGGTGCTGCGGATCGAGGGGGTCGTGGCCCCCGACGGCTCCCAGGCCCTGTTCCAGATCGCCTGCCTGGGCCAACTGCCCGCATGGCCCTCCACCCCACGGCCTCTGCCGGGGCTGGATCCGAGCCGCCGCTACCGGGTGCGCCTGGCGGCCCCCGCCTACCCCGAGCTGACGCTGCGGGCACCGTGGATGGAGGGCGAGGGGGTGGTCCTGCCGGGCTCCTACCTGTCGAGCACCGGGCTGGCCCTGCCCGTCCTGCACCCCGATCACCTCATTCTGCTGCACCTGAGCGCCGTGAACTGA